One genomic window of Thermorudis peleae includes the following:
- the mutL gene encoding DNA mismatch repair endonuclease MutL: MIHRLDPMTISKIAAGEVIERPAAVVKELLENALDAQARMVYIEVAGGGQDLIRVTDDGIGMHAAELPLAVERYTTSKLQAFHDLMRLTTYGFRGEALASIAAVSELEILSRPATEPIGYRIRVHFGKVTAVEPAPAAPGTAVTVRDLFANVPVRRQFLRHERTETAFMQRVVAAYALARPDVQFTLVIDGRTVFSTDGSGQLRNAITSVLGADVAEQMVILEWPVDLDAPYRVSGAISLPSLFRSNRQQMLFFVNQRWIESRTLNVAVEQAYHTLLLIGRYPLVVLTIQLPPEHVDVNVHPTKREVRFRDERRVFHLLHDAVRHTLQQWTAKQAIPPVEFRTASPLAAPPPEMQRRLLIADPRRIGTLDAPSQSVTPSHTERQTTERERLPLLRVLGQVQQTYIIAEGPDGLYLIDQHAAHERVLLERLLAQWTAGHVEAQTLLEPYIVELTADQLATFEAYQDELAALGFQVEPFGGNAVAIRQVPAILRQRSPNTALLAILDDLSNGGHATNRIESLAMTTACHSAIRAGQVLSLEEMRALIQELEQCTAPRACAHGRPTMVHLSNEELARQFARR; encoded by the coding sequence ATGATCCACCGGCTGGACCCGATGACCATTAGCAAGATTGCTGCGGGTGAAGTTATTGAGCGCCCGGCAGCTGTTGTCAAAGAACTGCTTGAGAACGCCCTCGATGCTCAAGCACGCATGGTCTACATCGAGGTTGCCGGTGGCGGCCAAGACCTCATCCGCGTTACCGATGATGGCATTGGCATGCACGCAGCCGAGCTACCGCTCGCGGTTGAGCGCTATACGACCTCGAAATTACAGGCATTCCATGATCTCATGCGGCTGACAACCTACGGATTTCGTGGTGAGGCACTTGCGAGCATTGCTGCGGTCAGTGAACTCGAGATCCTCAGCCGACCAGCAACTGAACCGATCGGATACCGTATCCGCGTTCACTTTGGGAAAGTCACCGCCGTCGAGCCAGCACCGGCCGCACCGGGTACGGCCGTTACCGTGCGTGATCTTTTCGCCAACGTCCCGGTGCGACGGCAGTTTCTTCGCCATGAGCGAACTGAGACAGCGTTCATGCAGCGGGTCGTCGCAGCCTATGCGCTTGCCCGGCCCGACGTTCAGTTCACCCTGGTTATTGATGGTCGCACAGTATTCTCAACGGATGGCAGTGGACAACTCCGCAATGCAATAACCAGCGTCCTCGGGGCTGATGTCGCCGAACAGATGGTCATTCTGGAGTGGCCCGTTGACCTTGACGCACCGTATCGTGTATCTGGAGCTATCAGCCTGCCATCACTTTTCCGAAGTAATCGGCAGCAGATGCTGTTCTTCGTGAATCAGCGATGGATCGAGAGCCGCACGCTCAACGTCGCGGTTGAGCAGGCGTACCACACACTCTTACTCATTGGTCGTTACCCTCTCGTAGTCCTTACGATTCAGCTGCCACCTGAACACGTCGACGTCAACGTCCACCCCACCAAGCGCGAAGTCCGTTTCCGTGATGAGCGCCGGGTTTTCCATCTGCTTCACGACGCTGTGCGTCATACGTTACAGCAGTGGACGGCAAAACAAGCGATTCCCCCAGTGGAATTCCGTACGGCCTCACCCCTTGCCGCCCCTCCACCTGAAATGCAGCGGCGCCTGCTCATCGCAGACCCACGACGAATCGGAACGCTTGACGCTCCTTCGCAATCGGTCACGCCATCGCACACCGAGCGCCAAACCACGGAGCGTGAACGTCTTCCGCTCCTTCGTGTGCTTGGTCAAGTGCAACAAACGTACATTATCGCTGAGGGCCCAGACGGGCTTTACCTTATTGATCAACATGCAGCCCACGAACGGGTACTGCTCGAACGATTGCTTGCCCAGTGGACGGCAGGCCATGTCGAAGCCCAAACCTTGCTAGAACCCTATATTGTTGAACTAACTGCCGACCAGTTGGCCACATTTGAGGCCTACCAAGACGAACTGGCAGCTTTGGGATTTCAGGTTGAACCTTTCGGAGGGAATGCCGTTGCGATCCGCCAAGTGCCGGCAATTCTGCGGCAACGGTCACCGAATACTGCGCTCCTGGCGATTCTCGACGACCTGAGTAACGGCGGTCACGCAACAAACCGGATCGAATCGCTTGCTATGACGACCGCGTGCCACTCAGCGATTCGCGCCGGTCAGGTACTCTCCTTAGAAGAGATGCGCGCGCTCATTCAAGAACTCGAGCAATGCACGGCTCCTCGCGCCTGCGCGCACGGACGCCCAACGATGGTGCATTTGAGCAATGAGGAACTTGCGCGGCAGTTTGCCCGTCGCTAG
- a CDS encoding BMP family ABC transporter substrate-binding protein, which yields MNERDLKGLGRYPLSRRTFMRGVLASTAAPLLSALLAACGGGQTTPTSAPSAATQPPATKAPSAATPTGAAAAGTTPTAAATAAAATSTTSGKPITLAILHFSVIEGTTWSGAHDRAAKRLTQKYQNLKYIYREQVGPDQAVPFAEEMIAKENADIIVGNAEFIGLPLLDITSKYPNKIFVAIVASDLTHQPNFIRIFPRQYQTLYLEGLVAGALTKTGNIGIVSAFPNIQVLHRQAGFILGVQEANRTLNKNAKIYIKYVGDWYLPAEERAVAETLVSQYNCDVLTQQTDSGSTLDVCKAKGVWFVGKDMDIVGFYKWADTNTVAVSFDTRWEVLYDRIIQAMMKSQKPDEVMFLGLESTMKLADGTEEATVDLMNDMKVGVDAISPKAAQILPKEIVDLVRQRREQMQKGQWDPFTANALVSNGTGLKLQDTPIPAKGTTVKPAGQAPTTEWILTKFNFDLEGVTILP from the coding sequence ATGAACGAGCGGGATCTGAAAGGTCTTGGGCGTTACCCGCTGTCACGCCGAACCTTCATGCGTGGAGTGCTCGCGAGCACGGCAGCGCCGTTATTGAGTGCACTCTTAGCTGCCTGTGGTGGTGGGCAAACAACACCGACGTCAGCTCCATCTGCTGCGACACAGCCTCCTGCAACAAAGGCGCCAAGTGCGGCAACGCCGACTGGGGCAGCCGCCGCTGGGACAACACCGACGGCTGCTGCGACGGCCGCAGCGGCGACATCGACAACATCCGGCAAGCCAATCACACTGGCAATCTTGCATTTTAGCGTGATCGAAGGCACCACGTGGTCTGGGGCACACGATCGCGCTGCGAAGCGGTTGACGCAGAAATATCAGAACCTCAAGTACATCTATCGTGAGCAAGTTGGCCCGGATCAAGCTGTCCCATTTGCTGAGGAAATGATTGCCAAAGAGAACGCCGACATTATCGTGGGGAATGCCGAATTCATCGGCTTACCATTGCTTGATATTACGAGCAAGTATCCCAATAAGATCTTTGTCGCGATTGTTGCGAGTGATCTTACCCATCAACCGAACTTCATTCGGATTTTCCCACGTCAGTATCAAACGCTGTATCTCGAAGGGCTTGTCGCGGGGGCCTTGACGAAGACCGGTAATATCGGAATCGTTTCCGCCTTCCCTAATATCCAGGTGTTGCATCGGCAAGCGGGCTTCATCCTGGGTGTCCAGGAGGCGAACCGAACGCTCAATAAGAACGCCAAGATTTATATCAAATACGTCGGTGACTGGTATCTTCCTGCTGAAGAGCGGGCAGTTGCTGAAACACTCGTTAGTCAATATAACTGCGACGTCCTCACCCAGCAGACCGACTCCGGTTCTACCCTGGACGTCTGCAAGGCCAAAGGGGTGTGGTTCGTCGGCAAAGATATGGATATCGTGGGCTTCTACAAGTGGGCCGATACGAACACCGTCGCGGTGTCCTTCGACACTCGGTGGGAAGTGCTCTATGATCGCATTATTCAGGCCATGATGAAGTCGCAGAAGCCTGATGAGGTCATGTTCTTGGGCCTTGAGTCGACGATGAAGCTGGCGGATGGAACCGAAGAGGCTACCGTTGACTTGATGAACGATATGAAAGTTGGCGTCGATGCCATTAGCCCCAAGGCCGCTCAGATCTTACCCAAGGAAATTGTTGATCTCGTCCGCCAGCGGCGGGAGCAAATGCAAAAGGGGCAGTGGGATCCCTTTACGGCCAATGCGCTTGTGAGTAATGGAACCGGGCTGAAGCTACAGGATACGCCGATTCCGGCGAAAGGGACGACGGTCAAGCCTGCAGGGCAAGCCCCAACAACCGAGTGGATTTTGACGAAGTTCAATTTTGATCTCGAAGGTGTGACGATTCTTCCGTAG
- a CDS encoding sensor histidine kinase, with product MKSLEAFYQATADVLAASENQLEAIQSRLGAQLAELEQECSRLHLHIEELLLEHPQENHELERLRQAEDRLTQALTQGQLLSRQLRDFVQLLRLARHQFHERGVLPGNDIAQQLAVRQAMIHAQEEERRRLAREIHDGPAQVLANAILSVQFAARVLARTEDGGKGAVLEELERIERLLREGLSETRRFMIELQPVLLHQQGLLPALRHYLETFQRLFQGELVVHLPETLPPLTPDQELTVFRVVQEALHNAQRHARARRIMLTLSATSADIVLEVADDGQGFRPSAVTTTSSGGFGLKGMRERAEVVGGEVTIWSEPGAGTRITLRLPLTPQLAEYHAVEGQTAG from the coding sequence GTGAAGAGTCTCGAAGCGTTTTATCAGGCGACAGCTGACGTTCTCGCCGCAAGCGAGAACCAGCTCGAAGCGATTCAATCCCGGCTTGGGGCGCAGCTGGCCGAGTTGGAGCAGGAGTGCTCGCGTCTTCACCTGCACATTGAAGAGCTGTTATTAGAACATCCTCAAGAAAATCACGAACTGGAACGCCTACGCCAAGCTGAAGATCGTCTTACGCAGGCGCTGACGCAAGGGCAATTGCTCAGCCGCCAGTTGCGTGACTTTGTCCAGCTTTTGCGCCTGGCACGCCATCAGTTCCATGAGCGAGGAGTGCTGCCTGGTAACGACATCGCGCAGCAGCTTGCTGTTCGCCAAGCCATGATTCACGCGCAGGAGGAAGAGCGGCGTCGGCTGGCTCGCGAAATCCATGATGGGCCAGCGCAGGTATTAGCTAACGCAATTTTAAGCGTGCAGTTTGCTGCGCGTGTCCTTGCCCGAACGGAGGACGGAGGCAAAGGGGCAGTTCTGGAGGAACTCGAACGGATTGAACGCCTCCTTCGTGAGGGGTTGAGTGAAACCCGACGGTTCATGATCGAGCTTCAGCCGGTACTGTTACATCAGCAGGGACTCCTGCCAGCCTTGCGCCACTACCTTGAGACCTTCCAGCGTCTCTTCCAAGGCGAGCTTGTCGTGCATCTGCCCGAGACGCTTCCACCACTGACTCCGGATCAAGAGCTCACGGTCTTCCGCGTCGTCCAGGAAGCACTGCACAATGCCCAGCGACATGCCCGCGCACGGCGCATTATGCTTACGTTGAGCGCAACTTCTGCCGACATAGTTCTAGAGGTGGCAGATGATGGCCAGGGATTCCGGCCGTCGGCCGTGACGACAACGTCGAGTGGAGGCTTCGGGCTAAAGGGCATGCGTGAGCGCGCGGAAGTGGTGGGGGGAGAGGTGACAATCTGGAGCGAGCCCGGTGCTGGCACCCGGATTACCCTGCGCTTACCGCTCACGCCGCAGCTCGCCGAATATCACGCTGTTGAAGGCCAGACAGCAGGGTAA
- a CDS encoding response regulator, which translates to MSPITILIVDDHPLFRTGIRWALEQIPDFQIVGEAGDGSEALRLADECEPDVILIDLSLPGMNGLEVARALKRRHPQAGVVILTMHQDDEQLFNAIRAGAAAYCTKDVEPSALTEIIMRVARGEYLINEMVLSRPFVASRVLDQFRELSRMDRSSTGFFSPLTPREIEILDCVARGHSNKEIAQLLNISDQTVKNHITSILRKLAVNDRTQAVLYALKHGWIKLDEQHVPVTESSTQTAFQLPWREQNGRR; encoded by the coding sequence ATGAGTCCAATCACGATTCTCATTGTCGACGATCATCCGTTATTTCGCACGGGCATCCGGTGGGCACTCGAACAGATCCCTGACTTTCAGATTGTTGGCGAGGCTGGTGATGGCAGTGAGGCCCTGCGTCTTGCCGATGAATGTGAGCCTGATGTTATCCTCATTGATTTGAGTTTGCCCGGGATGAATGGGTTAGAGGTCGCTCGCGCTCTCAAACGTCGTCATCCCCAAGCGGGCGTTGTTATCTTGACCATGCACCAAGATGACGAGCAACTTTTCAATGCGATCCGGGCAGGTGCAGCAGCATACTGTACCAAGGACGTTGAACCAAGCGCCCTGACCGAAATCATCATGCGGGTGGCACGAGGCGAATACCTCATCAACGAGATGGTGCTTTCACGCCCCTTTGTTGCCTCACGCGTACTCGATCAGTTCCGCGAATTGTCGCGCATGGATCGTTCGTCGACTGGTTTCTTCTCGCCGCTTACTCCTCGTGAGATTGAGATCCTCGACTGCGTCGCGCGCGGCCACAGTAATAAAGAGATCGCACAACTACTCAATATTAGTGACCAAACGGTGAAGAACCATATCACGTCGATTTTGCGCAAGCTAGCGGTCAACGACCGCACGCAGGCGGTGCTTTACGCCTTGAAGCATGGCTGGATCAAGCTGGACGAGCAGCATGTGCCCGTCACGGAGTCCTCGACACAGACGGCATTTCAGCTTCCTTGGCGTGAGCAGAATGGACGACGCTAG